One genomic segment of Arachis duranensis cultivar V14167 chromosome 4, aradu.V14167.gnm2.J7QH, whole genome shotgun sequence includes these proteins:
- the LOC127746599 gene encoding TPD1 protein homolog 1-like — MIKEQRKLASKHENFLRKSRDRVAVFMKFIDNLQQDEDHATDAEEEADSEETGSDAYICLTKLLLSAPFCLIKTLNMTITNSFTYPLIIFLCFITIMPLLVFCDDVGKIMHYSGSCTSKDISISQSKCSRSGIPEYIVQIENTCVSGCAPHDIHLHCGWFASARIINPTLFKRLSYDDCLVNGGKSLASNQIIRFTYSNSFMYPLVLKSARFCS, encoded by the exons ATGATTAAGGaacaaaggaagctagcaagcAAGCATGAGAATTTTCTCCGAAAATCAAGGGATAGAGTGGCTGTATTTATGAAGTTCATTGACAATCTTCAACAAGATGAAGATCATGCCACTGATGCTGAGGAGGAAGCTGATTCGGAGGAAACTGGTTCAGATGCCTATATTTGTCTCACGAAGCTGTTGCTGTCTGCtcctttttgtctcataaaaacA CTTAACATGACCATCACAAACTCTTTTACTTATCCTCTTATTATCTTCCTCTGCTTCATCACAATAATGCCCCTTCTTGTGTTTTGTGATGATGTTGGAAAAATAATGCATTATTCAG GTTCTTGCACAAGCAAAGACATAAGCATATCACAAAGCAAATGTTCAAGATCTGGAATCCCAGAATACATAGTGCAAATAGAGAACACTTGTGTATCTGGTTGTGCTCCTCATGACATACACCTTCACTGTGGCTGGTTTGCATCTGCAAGAATCATCAACCCAACATTGTTTAAGAGGCTCTCTTATGATGATTGCTTGGTCAATGGTGGTAAATCTTTGGCCTCAAATCAAATCATCAGATTCACTTATTCTAATTCCTTCATGTATCCATTAGTACTCAAGTCTGCTAGATTTTGCTCATGA